GAGCTGGCCGGTTTCCTGGACCGGCAGGGCCCGGACTGGCCGGACGGCGCGCCACGCGGCGTGTTCACCGCGTTGTACCGGTTCGTGCTGGCCGGCGGGAAACGGCTGCGCCCGCTCTTCTGCTACTGGGGCTGGCGCGGCGCCGGGGCGCCCGACGGCACCCCGATCGTGGTGGCCTCGGCGGCACTGGAGCTGTTCCACGCGTTCGCGTTGATCCACGACGACATCCTGGACGGCAGCGACCGCCGCCGGGGCGAGCCGTCGGTGCACCGGCTCTTCGCCGACCTGCACGCCCGCTCGTCCTGGCGCGGCGACCCCGAGGCGTACGGACGCAACACGGCGCTGCTCTGCGGAGATCTCTGCGCGGCCTGGTCGGACCAGATGTTCCACGAGTGCGGCCTGAGCACCGAGCAGGTGCACCGGGGGTACGGGGTGTTCGCGTTGATGCGTACCGAGGTGATCGCCGGTGAGTACCTGGACCTGGTGTCCGGGGTTGGCGACGGCTCGGTGGCCAGCGCGCTCACCGTGATCCGGATGAAGGCCGCCCGGTACACGGTGACCCGGCCACTGCAGATCGGCGCGGCTCTGGCCGGCGCGGGGCCGGAGCTGATCGCCGCGCTGGGCGAGTTCGGTGACCCGCTCGGTGACGCGTTCCAGCTCCGCGACGACGTGCTGGGCGTCTTCGGTGACCCGGCGGTCACCGGCAAGTCGGTTCTGGACGACCTGCGGGAGGGCAAGCCGACGGTGATGATGGCGCTCGCCCGCAGCGCCGCCGACCGGCCGCAGACCGCCCGGCTGCGGGAGCTGTTCGGCAATCCGGCGCTGGACGCCGACGGCGCGGCGGAGCTGCGCGGGATCATCGAGGCGACCGGGGCCCGGGAGCGCATCGAGCAGATGATCCGGGTCCGGACCGAGGCCGCGCTGGCCGCGCTGGAGAGCGCGGCGGTGGCCGAGGAGGCCCGCGCCGCGCTTGTCGCGTTGGCCGCGCAGGCGATAGACCGCCGCGCCTGATCCGCCTGCCGACTTTCGATCGGATCGACGAAAGTTCACGGCGATCAACCGGAAGGTATAGACACATCGACACTTCACAATTTAGTGTCGTGGCCAACACGACAATGTTTCGTCGAGGTGAACCGGCGGCGCGGTAACCCATCGGCATCCCCACCACCGCTACGGCATCCGGCGCGACGGCGCGCGCCCGGCCTGGCAGTCATTCGTCAGGAAGGGACAGCCCCCATGTCCATAAAGGACGTACCCAATCACCGGTCCCGACGATGGTTCTCCGCCGGATCGGCACTGCTCCTGGTGGCCGCGGCCGGCACGGTCGCGCTCGGCGTCGGCCCGGCCGCGCTCGGTGGCCCGACCCCCGCACAGGCCCACCCCATCAACGCCACGGACTTTCAGCAGGTCGAGCTGGCCCGCGGCGTGGCCGACATGGGTGAGCCGATGTCGCTGGCCGTGCTGCCGGACCGCTCGGTCCTGCACACCGCCCGCAACGGCACGCTGCGCCGCACCGACGCCAACGGCACCACCTCGGTGATCGGCACCCTGCCGGTCTACACCCACGACGAGGAGGGCCTGCAGGGCGTCGGGGTCGACCCCAACTTCGCCAGCAACCGGCAGATCTTCCTCTACTACGCCCCGCCGCTCTCCACCCCCGGCGGCGACGCGCCCGCCACCGGCACCGACTTCTCGGCCTGGCAGGGCGTCAACCGGCTCTCCCGGTTCACCCTCAACGCCGACTTCACAATCAACCAGGCCAGCAAGGTCGACGTGCTCGACGTGCCGGCCGATCGCGGGCTGTGCTGCCACGTCGGCGGGGACATCGACTTCGACGCCGCCGGCAACCTGTACCTGTCCACCGGCGACGACACCAACCCGTTCGACTCGGCCGGATACGCGCCGCTGGACGAGCGGACCAACCGCAACCCGGGATACGACGCGCAGCGCAGCGCCGGCAACACCAACGACCTGCGCGGCAAGATCCTGCGGATCAAGGTGAACGCGAACGGCACGTACGCCATCCCGGCGGGCAACCTGTTCGCGCCCGGCACGGCCAGGACCCGGCCGGAGATCTACGCGATGGGCTTCCG
Above is a window of Micromonospora coriariae DNA encoding:
- a CDS encoding polyprenyl synthetase family protein, translating into MTVTVAPADASGLRARFDAELAGFLDRQGPDWPDGAPRGVFTALYRFVLAGGKRLRPLFCYWGWRGAGAPDGTPIVVASAALELFHAFALIHDDILDGSDRRRGEPSVHRLFADLHARSSWRGDPEAYGRNTALLCGDLCAAWSDQMFHECGLSTEQVHRGYGVFALMRTEVIAGEYLDLVSGVGDGSVASALTVIRMKAARYTVTRPLQIGAALAGAGPELIAALGEFGDPLGDAFQLRDDVLGVFGDPAVTGKSVLDDLREGKPTVMMALARSAADRPQTARLRELFGNPALDADGAAELRGIIEATGARERIEQMIRVRTEAALAALESAAVAEEARAALVALAAQAIDRRA